The Nematostella vectensis chromosome 11, jaNemVect1.1, whole genome shotgun sequence nucleotide sequence GATAGATAGACTCAGCATGTTGTCTTGCTCACCTATATTGCATCGTACGAGTACCTAAGATAGACCCAGCATGTTGCTCACCTATGTTGCCTCCGACCTCATACAAGTGGTCCCTATCGTGTGCAAACTTGTTGTTGTCATGCGGGTTGACGCAGTTCCTGTACTCGGGGGACATGACGCCCCTCTTGTGCCGTCTGTCTGATAGCCGTGGTTCTGATCCCTCCGCGTCCTCCCCGGGTCTTCGGCGAAACTTGGCCACTATGACTCCCGCCCTCATCCCGTCTGTGAGCTGTATTGCCATTGCGATTTTGTTTAGCATTGGTGCTTTCACGCGGATGATGTTATTGGCCAGTTCAGCCTGTCAGATAGAAGATGTCATTGAAGAGAAGGTATTCAACTGTACCGCTGAAACAACTTACTGGGGCGCACCATACTCGACTCTTGTAATTTCATAACCCTCCCTTCCCGTGAGTCACAGCAAGCTAGGTTCTTCTGCGCTCTAGTGACCAGGTCAGCCACATCTTTGTAACGAATAAGGGCATACCTCAAGTAATGTCATGGGCGTGTCGGTTATCGAGTGCTTTTTCTAGGGGGAGCCACCTTCTCTGAATTTTTATGGCACCCAAGTGTGAGGAAGTCCAAGAGGGAATATCTTTCGATTAAGTGCACAGATACGAAAAGTTCCGAGTGAGCACAGTGATGACATCCGTtcaaatgatgatgataatcatTGTGACAAAAATGAGAATGAAATAGTTATGCGAATGAATTATGCAATTAGCCTGTAAAAGGGCTGTTTTTTGATGTCTCCGAAAGTTTTTCTCTGTGTTTCCATGCCTATTGGCAGTTCCAGTTCCCTTTAGTGCCGTGTGGCGTTGATTACGCGGTCAAAAATGAGGGGTGAGGAGAgggagaaaacaaaaaaaaacccggTTATTCTTCGCCCCTGTCCAACTTCTAGAGCACGTACGAACTCTAGAACAAGCCTTCATGTAGACAAACAACTTGTCAGCTAAACAATACAAGTGatgaacaaacaaacatttccaAAATCTCCAGCTATTCAGTTACATGGCAATGATGATGGCTAAGAGTAAAAACcacgatgttgatgataaaatGTTGATAATAAAAGCTTATCACGATTATCTAATGGTGCttacgatgatgatgatgataatggcgatgatgatgatcacgATGATAGTGACTATTGTAACGAGACGACTGGAGACGTACGGGTGACGGTACCGGGCTTTAATGGTCGTCGTTACAAGCTCTGTTCACCTCTGAAAA carries:
- the LOC116621164 gene encoding rho GTPase-activating protein 18-like; this translates as MLNKIAMAIQLTDGMRAGVIVAKFRRRPGEDAEGSEPRLSDRRHKRGVMSPEYRNCVNPHDNNKFAHDRDHLYEVGGNIGERCLDNDINMKALYKVDPHAEWIIKPRSDYE